DNA from Microbacterium foliorum:
CTGCTCGTCGCGGGCGCCTTCACCGTGGACAGCCTCGGAGGAGCCTTCATCACCCGCGTCGAGGGCGACCCCTCCACGGTCGTCGGGATGTCGCTGTCGACGGTGCGCCGACTCGCCGGCGATCTCGGTGTGCGGTGGACGGACCTCTGGTCGTAGGGTCCGCTCGACGTTTTCGCGTCTTTCTTGTGGAGAGTCGTCAAATGGATCGTGAGCCTTCTCGCTAGGCTGGCAATCATGCCTGATATCGCCAAGGTGCTCATCGCCAACCGCGGCGAGATCGCCGTCCGAATCATCCGTGCCGCTCGGGACTCCGGGATCGCCTCGGTCGCCGTCTACGCCGACCAGGACCGCGACGCCCTGCACACCCGTCTCGCCGACGAGGCCTACGCCCTCGGCGGATCCACCAGCGCCGAGACCTACCTGCAGATCGAGAAGATCCTCTCGGTCGCCCGTCGCGCCGGCGCTGACGCCGTGCACCCCGGCTACGGCTTCCTCGCAGAGAACGCGGAGTTCGCCCGTGCCGTGATCGGTGCGGGGATGACCTGGATCGGCCCCTCCCCCGAGGCCATCGAGGCACTGGGAGACAAGGTCACCGCCCGCCACGTGGCTGAGAAGGTGGGAGCCCCGCTCGCCCCCGGAACGCCCGGTCCGGTCTCGGGCGCCGACGAGGTTATCGCCTTCGCGCAGGAGTTCGGTCTCCCGATCGCGATCAAGGCGGCCTACGGCGGCGGCGGTCGCGGCCTGAAGGTCGCGCGCGAGCTCGACGAGGTCGCCGAGCTGTTCGAGTCGGCCACCCGAGAGGCGGTCAGCGCGTTCGGACGCGGCGAGTGCTTCGTCGAGAAGTACCTCGACAAGCCGCGCCACGTCGAGACGCAGTGTCTGGCGGACGCCGAGGGCAACGTCGTCGTCATCTCGACCCGCGACTGCTCGCTGCAGCGCCGCCATCAGAAGCTGGTCGAGGAGGCGCCCGCGCCGTTCCTCACCGACGAGCAGAACGCGCAGCTGTACTCCGCGTCCAAGGCCATCCTCAAGGAGGTCGGCTACGTGGGTGCGGGAACCTGCGAGTTCCTCATCGGCGCCGACGGCACCGTGTCGTTCCTCGAGGTCAACACCCGCCTCCAGGTCGAGCACCCGGTGTCCGAGGAGGTCACCGGCATCGATCTCGTGCGCGAGCAGTTCCGCATCGCCGCCGGCGGCACCATCGACTACGAGGACCCCGCCCCCACCGGCCACTCCATCGAGTTCCGCATCAACGGCGAGGACCCCGGTCGCGGCTTCCTGCCGCAGCCCGGCCCCATCCACGTCTTCAAGACCTTCGGCGGCCCCGGCATCCGGCTCGACTCCGGCGTCACCGCCGGCGATTCCGTGTCGGGCGCGTTCGACTCGCTGCTCGCGAAGATCATCGTCACCGGCAAGGACCGCGCCGAGGCCCTCGAGCGCTCGCGACGAGCCCTCGACGAGTTCGAGGTCGCGGGTCTTCCCACCGTCCTCCCCTTCCACCGCAAGGTCGTGCGCGACGCCGCCTTCACAGCGGAGAACGGCGAGTTCGGGGTCTTCACCCGCTGGATCGAGACGGAGTTCGACAACGACATCCCCGCATGGGACGGCGAGCTGGAGTCGCCGTCGGCCGCGGAGAGCCGCCACACGGTGGTCGTCGAGGTCGCCGGAAAACGTCTCGAGGTCAGCCTCCCCGACCGTGTCGCCGTCGCCGCAGGAACCACCGGCCGTCCGGCCGCCGTGCCGCCGTCGCGACGCAACCATGCCACCTCGGTGAGCGCCGGCGCCTCCGGCGACGCCGTCAAGTCGCCCATGCAGGCCACCGTCGTCAAGGTCGCCGTCGAAGAGGGGCAGCAGGTCGTCAAGGGCGACCTCGTCGTCGTGCTCGAGGCGATGAAGATGGAGCAGCCGCTGCAGGCGCACAAGGACGGCACGATCGGCAACATCGGAGCGGTCGCCGGGGCGACGGTCTCGGCCGGCCACCAGCTGCTCACCATCAGCTGACCACGACGTCGACGAGAAGAGGCGCCCCGCTGATGCGGGGCGCCTCTTCTCGTGCGCTGCGGATGCCGCAGAGGTCAGGTGATCTTCGCGTTGACGAGGTGCATGGCCCGACTCGCGTCGGTGATGCTGCTCGACAGCGACGGGTACGCCGCGAACACGCGGGACACCTGGTCGACGGTCAGACGACGCTCGACCGCGACGGCGATCGGGTAGATCAGCTCGGAGGCCTTGGGCGCCACAATCACGCCGCCGATCACGGTGCCGGATCCCTTGCGGGCGATCAGCTTCACGAAGCCGTCCTTGATGCCCATCATCTTGGCGCGCGGGTTCGCCGCCAGCGGGAGCTTGTAGACGAGCCCGTCGGCGATGCCCTCCTCGACGTCTTTCTGGGAGTAGCCGACCGTCGCGATCTCGGGCGCGGTGAAGATGTTCGAGGTGATCTTGATCAGCTCCAGCGGGATGACGATGTCGCCCAGTGCGTGGAACACGGCCGTGCGGCCCTGCATCGACGCGACGGATGCCAGCGGGAAGAAGTTCGTGCAGTCGCCGACCGCGTACACGTTGGGCACGGAGGTGCGCGCGACGCGATTGACACGGATGTTGCCCTGCTCGGTGAGCTCGACGCCCGCCTCTTCGAGCCCGATGCCCGCCGTGTTCGGAATGGATCCGACGGCCATCAGGCAGTGGCTGCCCTCGACCGTGCGCCCGTCGGAGAGGGTGGCGACGACGCCGTCCTTCGTCACCTCGACCTTCTCGGCACGAGCCTTGGAGAGCACCGTCATGCCGCCACGTGTGAACACCTTCTCGAGCACCTGCGCGGCGTCCTGGTCCTCGCCCGGCAGCACCTGCTCGCGGCTGGAGACGAGGGTCACCTTCGCGCCGAGGTTCATGTACGCCGATGCGAACTCGGCACCGGTCACCCCGGAGCCGACGACGATGAGGTGCTCGGGCAGCGCCTTCATGTCATACAGCTGCGTCCAGGTGAGGATGCGCGTGCCGTCGGGCTTCGCGGAGTCGAGCTCGCGGGGCGAGGCCCCGACGGCGACGATGATCGTGTCGGCTTCGATGCGATCGAAGTCGGTGCCGTCCTGGCCGGTCGAGACGACGATCGCGTTCGGCCCCTCGAGGCGGCCGTGTCCGGAGAGGATCCGCACGCCGGCGTCGAGCAGAGTCGTGCGCATGTCCTCGGACTGCTGACCCGCCAGTGCGATGAGTCGCTTGTTGACGGCGGCCAGGTTGATCGCGATCTCGGGCTTGAGCGGCTTGCCGTGCTCGCCCTTCGCGTAGAACTGCACGCCGAGGTCCGAGGCCTCCGAGATCGCGACGGCGGCATCGGCCGTGGCGATCAGGCTCTTCGACGGGACGACGTCGGTGAGCACGGCCGCTCCTCCGACGCCCACACGCTCGACCAGGGTCACCTCGGCTCCGAGCTGAGCGGCCGCGAGGGCCGCTTCATAACCGCCGGGACCGCCACCGAGGACGGCGACGCGCTGAGTGCGCTCAAAAGGGGTGGAAGACATGGTCTCCATTCTTCCGCAATCCTGGCCCCCGAGCCTGCACCTTCCTAGAGTGGATCCATGTCCGAAACACACAGCAACCCCCTCGACGACCCGAATGCGAACCCGTTCGAGGTCGCCGCAGCCGCAGCCGCAGACATCGCGCGCCTGACCGGAGTCGAGAAGCACGACATCGCTCTGACCCTCGGCAGCGGCTGGGGCAAGGCCGCCGACATCATCGGCGAGACCACAGCGACCATCCCGGCGACCGAGGTCACCGGCTTCTCCAAGCCCGCCCTCGAGGGCCATGTCGGCACTCTGCGCAGCATCCGCACCCCCGACGGCAAGAACGTGCTCGTCATCGGCGCCCGCACCCACTACTACGAGAACCACGGAGTCCGTCGTGTCGTGCACTCGGTGCGCACGGCCGCGGCCACCGGGGCCAAGATTATGGTGCTCACCAACGGCGCGGGCGGCGTGCGCGAGACCTGGACCCCCGGCCAGCCCGTGCTGATCAGCGACCACATCAACCTCACGGCCGACTCTCCGCTCGAGGGCGCGACGTTCATCGACCTCACCGATCTCTACGCCACCCGTCTGCGCGACATCGCGCGCAGCGTCGACCCGTCGCTCGACGAGGGGGTCTACACGCAGTTCCGCGGACCGCACTACGAGACACCGGCCGAGGTGCAGATGGCCAAGCACATGGGCGGCCACATCGTCGGCATGTCGACCGCGCTCGAGGCCATCGCCGCGCGGGAAGCCGGTATGGAGATCCTGGGCTTCTCGCTCATCACGAACCTCGCGGCAGGCATCCAGAAGACCCCGCTCAGCCACGCCGAGGTGATCGAGGCCGGCCGCGAGGCGGAGCCTGTGATCTCGGCGCTGCTCGCCCGCGTGGTCGAGGCGCTGTGAGCGAGGCACGCCTCGCGCAGGCTCGCGCGTGGATGCGGCAGGACCCCGACGCGGAGACCCGTGACGAACTCGCCGCCGTGATCACCCGCGCCGCCGGCGGCGAGGAGACCGCCGTCGCCGACCTCGAGGATCGCTTCGGCACCCGACTCGCCTTCGGCACCGCGGGACTGCGCGGAGCTCTCGGCGCCGGCAGCAACCGCATGAACCGGGTGCTGGTGGCACAGGCCGCCGCCGGATTCGCCGCGTTCCTGCGCGAGCGCGCGGGTGCGCGCACCCCCACGGTCGTCGTCGGCTACGACGGCCGACGCAACTCACGGGTCTTCGCGACGGACTCGGCCGAGCTCTTCGCCGGCGCCGGACTCCGCGCGATCCTCCTCCCCCGGCTCCTGCCGACACCGGTGCTCGCCTTCGCGGTGCGGCACCTCGGAGCGGACGCCGGCGTGATGGTGACCGCCTCGCACAACCCGCCGAACGACAACGGCTACAAGGTGTACCTCGGCGGAGCGGATCAGGGGTCGCAGATCGTCGCCCCTGCCGACTCGGAGATCGCCGCGCACATCCAGAGGATCGCCGACGACGGCGACATCTCGACGCTCCCGCGCTCGCGGGCGTACGAGACGGCCGGCGAAGACGTCGTCGAGGCGTACATCGCCGCGACCGCCGCCGTGTCGCCGGCACCCGCAGGGTCCTCGGACCTGCGCTGGGTGTACACGGCGCTGCACGGCGTGGGCTGGGAGACGCTGTCGAAGATCGTGGCTGCGGCGGGATATCCGCAGCCGATGGTCGTCGGTGAGCAGCTGAAGCCCGATGCGACCTTCCGCACGGTGTCGTTCCCCAACCCCGAGGAACCCGGTGCGATGGATCTCGCCTTCGCACGTGCGCGACGCGTGCAGGCGGACTTCATCCTGGCGAACGACCCCGATGCCGACAGGCTCGCCGTGGCCATCCCCGACGCCTCGTCGGACAGCGGCTGGCGCCGCCTCACCGGCAACGAGGTCGGCCTCCTGCTCGGCGCGCGGGCGGCGCGGGCCGCGGCAGGCACGCCGGGCGCGTCACTGGCCTGCTCGCTGGTCTCCTCCCCCGGTCTGGGTGCGGTCGCCGCCCATCACGGGTTGGACTTCCACGAGACCCTCACCGGATTCAAATGGATCTCGCGTGCGCCGGGGATCGCCTTCGGCTTCGAGGAGGCGCTCGGCTACCTCGTCAACCCCGAGACGGTCCGCGACAAGGACGGCATCTCGGCGGCGGTCGCGATCCTCGGTCTCGCAGCCGAGGCGCACGCCCGCGGAGGGTCGCTCGCCGAACTGCTCACCGAGCTCGGTGACACCTACGGGCACTACGCGAGCGGACAGGTGTCGGTGCGCGTCGAGGACCTCTCGATCATCGGCGACGTGATGCTCTCGCTGCGCACGCTGCCGCCGACGCGCTTCGGACACCTGGCGGTCGCCGAGGCTCAGGATCTGCTGCATGCCCCGCAGGGGCAGCCTTCGGGCGACGTGCTGCGCTACCGGCTCGACGACGGCTCCCGGATCATCGTGCGTCCCAGCGGCACCGAGCCCAAGCTCAAGGTCTACATCGACGCGAAGGCCGACTCGGCCACGGGCGCCGCCGAGACCGTGCGCGGGCTCGAGGCCGCCGTGCGGACGCTCCTGGAAGAACGCTCCTAGGGTCCGGATGCCGAGAAGACACGTCGTCATCACCGCGCACAACGGGGTGCACGCGCGCCCCGTCGCCGAGCTCGTGCGGCTCGTGCAGGCGCATCCGCATGCCGTCACCCTGCGCACGTCGTCGGGCGCGGTCGTGGATCTCAGCAGCGTCCTCGCGCTGATGGATCTCGCGCTCGCGCCCGGCGACGCCGTGGTGCTCGAGACCGCGGAGTCGGCCGGCGCCGACGCGGTTCTCGGCACCCTCGCCGCCGTCCTCGACCCC
Protein-coding regions in this window:
- a CDS encoding acetyl/propionyl/methylcrotonyl-CoA carboxylase subunit alpha, encoding MPDIAKVLIANRGEIAVRIIRAARDSGIASVAVYADQDRDALHTRLADEAYALGGSTSAETYLQIEKILSVARRAGADAVHPGYGFLAENAEFARAVIGAGMTWIGPSPEAIEALGDKVTARHVAEKVGAPLAPGTPGPVSGADEVIAFAQEFGLPIAIKAAYGGGGRGLKVARELDEVAELFESATREAVSAFGRGECFVEKYLDKPRHVETQCLADAEGNVVVISTRDCSLQRRHQKLVEEAPAPFLTDEQNAQLYSASKAILKEVGYVGAGTCEFLIGADGTVSFLEVNTRLQVEHPVSEEVTGIDLVREQFRIAAGGTIDYEDPAPTGHSIEFRINGEDPGRGFLPQPGPIHVFKTFGGPGIRLDSGVTAGDSVSGAFDSLLAKIIVTGKDRAEALERSRRALDEFEVAGLPTVLPFHRKVVRDAAFTAENGEFGVFTRWIETEFDNDIPAWDGELESPSAAESRHTVVVEVAGKRLEVSLPDRVAVAAGTTGRPAAVPPSRRNHATSVSAGASGDAVKSPMQATVVKVAVEEGQQVVKGDLVVVLEAMKMEQPLQAHKDGTIGNIGAVAGATVSAGHQLLTIS
- a CDS encoding NAD(P)H-quinone dehydrogenase, with protein sequence METMSSTPFERTQRVAVLGGGPGGYEAALAAAQLGAEVTLVERVGVGGAAVLTDVVPSKSLIATADAAVAISEASDLGVQFYAKGEHGKPLKPEIAINLAAVNKRLIALAGQQSEDMRTTLLDAGVRILSGHGRLEGPNAIVVSTGQDGTDFDRIEADTIIVAVGASPRELDSAKPDGTRILTWTQLYDMKALPEHLIVVGSGVTGAEFASAYMNLGAKVTLVSSREQVLPGEDQDAAQVLEKVFTRGGMTVLSKARAEKVEVTKDGVVATLSDGRTVEGSHCLMAVGSIPNTAGIGLEEAGVELTEQGNIRVNRVARTSVPNVYAVGDCTNFFPLASVASMQGRTAVFHALGDIVIPLELIKITSNIFTAPEIATVGYSQKDVEEGIADGLVYKLPLAANPRAKMMGIKDGFVKLIARKGSGTVIGGVIVAPKASELIYPIAVAVERRLTVDQVSRVFAAYPSLSSSITDASRAMHLVNAKIT
- a CDS encoding purine-nucleoside phosphorylase, with product MSETHSNPLDDPNANPFEVAAAAAADIARLTGVEKHDIALTLGSGWGKAADIIGETTATIPATEVTGFSKPALEGHVGTLRSIRTPDGKNVLVIGARTHYYENHGVRRVVHSVRTAAATGAKIMVLTNGAGGVRETWTPGQPVLISDHINLTADSPLEGATFIDLTDLYATRLRDIARSVDPSLDEGVYTQFRGPHYETPAEVQMAKHMGGHIVGMSTALEAIAAREAGMEILGFSLITNLAAGIQKTPLSHAEVIEAGREAEPVISALLARVVEAL
- a CDS encoding phospho-sugar mutase, giving the protein MSEARLAQARAWMRQDPDAETRDELAAVITRAAGGEETAVADLEDRFGTRLAFGTAGLRGALGAGSNRMNRVLVAQAAAGFAAFLRERAGARTPTVVVGYDGRRNSRVFATDSAELFAGAGLRAILLPRLLPTPVLAFAVRHLGADAGVMVTASHNPPNDNGYKVYLGGADQGSQIVAPADSEIAAHIQRIADDGDISTLPRSRAYETAGEDVVEAYIAATAAVSPAPAGSSDLRWVYTALHGVGWETLSKIVAAAGYPQPMVVGEQLKPDATFRTVSFPNPEEPGAMDLAFARARRVQADFILANDPDADRLAVAIPDASSDSGWRRLTGNEVGLLLGARAARAAAGTPGASLACSLVSSPGLGAVAAHHGLDFHETLTGFKWISRAPGIAFGFEEALGYLVNPETVRDKDGISAAVAILGLAAEAHARGGSLAELLTELGDTYGHYASGQVSVRVEDLSIIGDVMLSLRTLPPTRFGHLAVAEAQDLLHAPQGQPSGDVLRYRLDDGSRIIVRPSGTEPKLKVYIDAKADSATGAAETVRGLEAAVRTLLEERS
- a CDS encoding HPr family phosphocarrier protein translates to MPRRHVVITAHNGVHARPVAELVRLVQAHPHAVTLRTSSGAVVDLSSVLALMDLALAPGDAVVLETAESAGADAVLGTLAAVLDPRG